AATGGAAAGAAACTCTACGGGGTTTATTGTCTCATAAAGCTCAAGCCAAAGGAAAGGGGTGATAAAAACTGGCTGTTTTTTAAAAAGAAAAATCATACAAAAATAAATTAAAGACTTTCTCCGAAAGAAAGCTTAAAATGATAGTCTTGTTAACTTTTCCTTGAAATTCTACAAAAAATATTGTTTGAAATAAAAAAATAGATAAAAAAGATTTTATATATTTTTTGCCATTCTAATTTTTTATAACTTATCTATTTCTGGAGATTAAGAATGCCTGATGTAATATTGGTTAATCCACTCGGTCTCAAGGTTGTAGGAGATAAGACCATGCCAATGGGGTTACTCTGTGTCTCATCTTATGCATCTAAAGATTTCAATATTAAGATAATAGACCAAAGGTTTGAAAAAAAATGGAAACAACTTCTTCTTGAGGGAATTAAGAGCAATCCTCTTTGTGTTGGAGTAACCTCTCTTACTGGAAAGCAGATTCTTTCAGCTCTTGAAATAGCAAGCACTGTAAAAAAACATTCATCAATTCCTGTTGTCTTGGGTGGAGTTCATCCAACCTTTTTGCCTGAGGAGACAATTAAAGATCCATTGGTAGATATACTAATAGAGGGTGAAGGAGATATTTCATTCCATGAACTTCTCAAAAAGCTTTCATCAAATGCCTCTATAGAAAATATTCCTGGGATATGGTACAAAGATTATGGAAAAATAAAGAAAGGACCTCCACCAGTACCTGTTGACATAACAAGATTGCCCCCCATTCCATATGAGCTTATAGATATCAATAAATATATAGAAAATGGGAATTATGGTAGGACACTCAGTGTTTTTACTTCAAGAGGATGTCCAAATCGGTGTACTTTCTGCTATAATGTAAAGTTCTTTGACTGTAAATGGAAGGGTTTCTCTGTAAAGAGATGTTTAGATGAAATAACAAATTTTATAAAGAGTTATAGAATAGAGCATATCCAATTTATGGATGATAATTTCTTTGCTGACATAGAGAGGGGCAAAGAGATAATCACAAAGATGTATGAAAAAAACCCAGGTATTACTTGGTCTGTGTTTGGTATTCATGTCAAAACCGTGCTTCAAATGGACCTAAACTTTTTAAAACTTTTGGAAGAGTATGGATGCAAGATTTTTAATATTGGTTCTGAATCCGGATCAGAGAAAATATTAAAATTATTGAATAAAGGATTTACCAAGGAGGACCTATTGGAATGTAATCGTCATATGTATAAAACTAATATAAAACCCTCTTATAGTTTTATAGTTGGATTCCCTGATGAAACAGATGCTGACATTAAAGATACCATAGATATTGTATTCCGTTTAAAAGAAGAAAATCCAAATGTGATATATGGTTCAATAAAACCTTTTGTCTCTTTTCCAGGAACCGCTTTATATTCTTTATGTCTGAAAAAAGGCTTTACTCCACCTGATACCTTAAAAAAATGGGGAAATTATAGTTGGCATAACTATTTAAAAATTGATATCCCTTGGGCAGATAGAAAAAAGAGACAATGGCTGTCTGATTTATATTTTACCTCGATAGTAATGAATCCTGACCATCTTTTTGTCAGATCTAAGGTTTTTAAATTTATAGTTAAGTTTATGAAACCGTCAATGGAAAAAAGAGTAAAGACATTAAAAGTTGGCACCTTTCCTCTGATTGCAAGAACACTATCCTTTATTCAAAACCACATTCTCTAAGCTTATGGCAAAACCTCTTATAATAGTACCGACATTTAACGAACGAAAGAATATTAGACAGCTTGTGGATGAAATAATGAGGTTATATAATGATTTTCATATCGTTATTGTGGATGATGACTCTAAGGATGGGACTGCTGAAGTAATTGATGAGCTTTCTTCAAGATACAAAGGGAAGGTATATCTAATCCATAGAAAAGGGAAAAGAGGGTTTGGAAGCGCTTCTATTGCTGGAATGAAGTTTGGTTTAAAGAATGGCTATGATCTAATTCTCACTATGGACGCTGACTTATCACATCAACCAATCTATCTTAAAGACTTCCTATCAGCAATTTCTGAAAATGATTTGGTTATTGGTTCAAGATATACAAGAGGAATAAGCATAGTAAACTGGTCTTTGAAAAGATTGATGTTAAGTCTTTGGGCAAATATGTATATCAAAGCTATCATACGGATAAAGATATCTGATTTTACATCTGGCTATAGATGCTGGAAAAGGGAGATATTAGAAAAAATAAATCTTGATAATATAATGTCAGAGGGTTATGCTTTTCTTGTTGAAATGGTATATAGAGCGTATAAGCTTGACGCTAGGATTAAGGAAATACCCATAATTTTTGTCGAAAGAGAAATAGGAAAATCTAAGATAAACAAAAAAGTCCTCCTTGAATCCGTCCTCATGCCATGGAAGCTGGTAATCAAAAATATATTAAAAAAATTATAGTGCCTCCCCTGATATGGAGCTCAGTTCCTCTTTAAACCCTTTTTCTACTAATGGTTTATATAAAGGGTCTAATTCCTTTAATATTGAATTTGCGTCACTTTCATTATCACCAAATCTAAAAGCTATCCGGGCGCCAACCCCTTCATAAAAATATTGAAGATACTTTTTATTTAATGAATTGGAAAATTTAAATATTTCAGAGAAATGGAAGCCATATCTTTCAGCCATATACCTTCCAAGACCTCTGTAAGCTGAGATTCTCTCTTTGCTCTCAAGTTTATCAATCTCATCCCTTATTGAATTTGCTCTGTTGCGGTAGTAAAACCCGATTGCTGAGCCAGCGCCCTCATAAAAAGCGTCTCTGAAATTTGCCGGAACAAAAAACCATTTCATTGTTTTTTCAAAATCGTCGGTTTTATAATGTGAATAATATTTAAAAAGAAAAGCTCCGGCTTCATAGTATAGATAAAACTGGTTTTTTTTATCTGTTTTTTCAATTGCAAGTTCAAATGAATCAAGGCTCATTTTTTTCAGATAATATTCTCCAAGGGAAATATAGAAAAATCTTCTGTATTTTTCATCAACTGCTGAAACAATTCTTGGAATATCAGTATCTTCACGGCAGTTTTCATTTATTACAATTGACATTCCAAGATAGGCATATGGTTTGTACTTTTCATCTATCTTCTCTATCCCTTTAATACATTTCTCATACTGGTTATACACAGAGTTAAATCCAACATTATATCCAATGCCCTGGTAATAGTAGCTTCTGTGTTTTGGGTTGACATCTTCTGCTAATTTATAGATATTTTTAAATTCTTTAAATTTTTTTACCCACACTAGTCCCCTTCCTCCTACGCTCCATCCTATCCCGTGATAATATAGATGTCTGAAAACAGGGTTAATCTTATCTCCAAGCTCAAAGTATTTCTTATAGTCAAGATCAAACTTTGTAACTGTTGTCCAACCGAGCCTTTCATAAGAATATCCATCGAGGTTGCGATAGGTCGGTATCCTGTCATAAGAAGGAATTTTTGCGCTGCCAAAAAGACCTAAGAAAAGAAGTATTATAAGAAGAAGTATTAATGGAATATTTTTTGATTCTTTGATGTCAAACTTAGAAAAAAACAAGGAAAAAATGATGAAGATGAACGGATAAAGAGGAATAAAGTACCTGTATGTGAGATATCTGTCTTCCAGAGTAGAAAAGATTGATACATTGCTTAAGAAAAACATAACTGAGAAAATAACAGGAACAGCAAGAAAAAAAAGTTCTTTTGAAAAACTCTCTGGAATAAGACGGTATTTTCTTGAAGGTGGTAATGCCTTTATCAATTGTATGAACGAATGTCTCTCAATGTAGAGAATAAAAAAAAATGCTGTCAGAAAAATAAAGTAATAAAAATAAGGAAGCACGGCAATTCCAAAAATTTTTGCCTGGTGAAAATCAAAAAGCGCCGGAAGGTCATAGGTAAAATATTTTACTGCTTTTTCAAAAACCTGATTTTTAGCTTCAGGATATCCCCAGTATTTCTTGACTATGTTCATCCCTTTAAATGAATTGATCCAGTTATAATATAACCATGGAGAAAATCCTGCAAGGAACGAGACTGAGAAGATTAAAAAATATTTTTTCAAAAAGAACATTTTGTCAAAAAGATACCAGAAAAAAAGGCATGAAATAAGGCAGTATAAAGTAATGTATGCAAAATACAGGGAGAAGCCGCAGGATAATCCAAAGGCAATAAACAAAAGATAAGATTTTTTCTGGTTGCCAAGATAGTAGCTTTTTCCTGAAAAGAAAATTTCATAAAAAATCAAGATAGTGAACATTGAAAGAGAGATTGACTCAGCATGCGCTCCCCAAGCAATAAGGGTTGATTCTGTGTATGTGGAGGGCGAGAAGAGGAAAAATAAACCTGCAATAATGGCAGTTCTCCTGCTGAAGTAGAGGTTAAGGAGTATGAGGCAAAAAATGAGGCTCAGGGTGGAGAATAACAGAGCCACAAGTTTAAGAGAAAAGTAGGAATTGCCAAAAAGCTTGAAAAAAACTGCTGCTAAAACTCCGACAACTATTGTTCCTCCATTATGAGGAGTATACTGGTAGTCAAGGAGGGGCAGGTTTAAGCCTTGAAGAATTTCCATGGCAATAGTGCCATTGTAGAGTTCTTCATCATTCCACATGAAGATTCCCCTGTCCAGCACCCATAGTCTTGAAATGATAAAAAAAAGGACAATAAGAAGAAAGATACCTTTATCTTTAAAAAAAGATACTCTGGTATTGGTTTGAGGCATATTTTCTTAAAAAATAAAGAGGTTGGTTTAGTTTCAGGTTTCAAGTTTAAAGTTTTGGAACTAAAACTAATGAATATAGAAACATTTCAATTTTTAACATTAAACCTTAAACTAGAAACCTGAAACTTTTTTTGCACCCTTTATATTATCCCCAGTTCTTTAAGCTTTTCCTGAGTTGGCACACCATCTTTGTCCCATCCCCTGATTTTGTAGTAATCATCAAGCATTGGCTCAAGAATTGCAACTTCTCCCTTTGTCGGACCATCAGGAACAGGTTCTTCAAGAAGTCTCTTGGGAATGGAATCAGCCTCTCTTTTAAGCCCAGCCCTGACATTAAACAGTCTTTCAATATTCCATGTTCTTTCACCTGAAAGCTGGTAATCTCTGAGAGTAAAGTTTTCTCCTGTTGCGGCATTCAAGAGATTGACAAATGGTTCATGGCTGACAACAACAGTTGCAAACATACAGACACCGTTGCTGTCGTTTGCTGCCCCTAAATCCTGCAGCTCTCTTGCAATTTCCGCCTTGCCTTCAATTATTTTGGATTTTACTTTTTTGGGAATTCCGAAAACCTCTGCAAATACTGTTGCACCCCTTGTATGGTCTCCGCCTCTGGGGTTTGTTGCATAGGTAAGCGCCATCCCTTTTGAACCCCTCGGGTCATAGGCTGATATCTCCTGTTTTTTTGATGTCATCGAAAACTCAGGATGCCCGTATCTTGAAGCAAGCCTGAAGCTTCCTTCAGCAAGTTTGTCCCCAAAGCCTTCCCTCATTCCTGTTTTCCTTACCATCTCAACCATTGCCTTGGCATTGCCAAAACTCAGGTTCATGCCAACTTCTTTTTCTGTTATATAACCCTTTTCAAAAAGCTCCATTGCGCAGGCGATTGTCACACCCATTGAAATGCTGTCCATCCCAAGTTCATTGCAGATGTAATTTGCCTTTGCCACTGCGCTCAGGTTATCAATCATGCAGGTTGAACCAAAGGCATAAACAGTTTCATATTCAGGTCCCTCGCCCATTCCTGCAAAATCAGGGTCAGTTACCTTTGTAACCCTTCCGCAGCCAAGAACACAACCGTGGCAGCTTCTTTTTCGCACCAGTATATTTTTTCTTATTGCCTGACCGCTTATATTTGGCGCGCCTGCAAAAATAGATTCTCTGAAATTGTTCGCAGGCAGAATTCCGACCTGATTGCATATATCAACAGCCATTGTCGTGCCAAGGATTCCGTAACCTTTTGCAAGGTCTCCTGCAAAGAGGTTTGAGATTTCAAGATTTTTGTCCCTGAAGCCATCTGCAACTCCAAATCCCTTTGTTCCCCTTACAACAATGGCTTTAAGGTTTTTTGAACCCATAACTGCGCCGACCCCGGACCTTGCCGCAGACCTGTTCCTGTCATTCATAATAGCGGCAATCAGAACAAGTTTTTCTCCTGCAGGACCTATGCAGGCGACCCTTGCCTTGCAATCCGTTTCTTTTCTTAAAATGTCGTCTGTCCTGTGAACATCCTTTCCCCAGACGCCTGAAGCCTCTTTTATTTCAACCCTGTCATTCTTAATCCAGAGATAGACAGGCTTCTCGCTTTTACCCTCAATGATTATTCCGTCATATCCTGCAGCCTTGAGTTCAGGTCCCCAGTACCCTCCTGAATTTGAGCAGGCAATCGATTCAGTCAGGGGAGATTTTGTTACAACCATGAACCTTGCCCCGCAGGGAGCGCCTGTTCCTGTCAGCGGACCGGTTATGAATATCAGTTTATTTTCAGGACTCAAACCATCAACTTTCGGGTCAACCTCATCAAGCAGAATTTTTGACGCAACCCCTCTTCCCCCAATATAATCTTTGGCAAGAGACTGATTTAAATCTTCTATTTTTATTTCTTTGTTAGTTAAGTTTATTCTTAATATTTTTCCAACCCATCCCTTCATAGTTCTTTCACCCCCTCAAGCTTTAAGCTTAGATCAGAAAAAAGTTTATCCCTTCCAGCCTTCTCTTCATCTGATATCTCTCTCCACTCCAAAGCCTTGTCCCTGCAGAAAAGCACACACTCAGGATTTCCCTGGCAAAAATCACACTTAATCACATGCCCAGAATCATCATAGTGGAATATATGTTTTACAGGACATGCCTCAACACAGGCCCCGCAGCAGGTGCATGTATCCTGATCAATTGTTACAATCCCTGTCTCTTTGTCCTTTGAAATTGCATCAACCGGACAGGCAGAAAGACATGGCGGATTATTACATTGAAAACAGGTGACAGGAAAATACAGATTTTCCTCATCAAATGTTACGCACTTGATTTTTGAAAGCTGATTGGTGAACACATTAAAATACTTGTGAGAACAAGCTGTCTCACACCTCTTGCAGCTTGTGCATTTATCAGGCTTGAAATGAATTACATTAGCCATAACCCCTCCTCTGACAGATAATTAACTTATAACTTACAACCTATGACTTATAACTAACAGCTTACGACTTCTAACAGTTTAAAATTTGTGCAATATTATATCAACTCATAGACTCCAGAGAGTCTTTGATTTCTTTTTTAACACCCGCATCCTGCTCTTTTTTCAGAGCCTTTTCAAGCCCTGTTTTTGAGCCTGCACCCTTGATTTTACCAAGTGCCCAAGAAGAATATTCTCTTACAACATCCTCGCCATTTTCAAGAGCGTCAAGAAGCGAAGCAGTCGCCCTTTCATCAGAAAAATTTCCAAGTGCTATTGCAGCGTTCCTCTGGAGATATTTTTTCTCAACAAGGAAAAATCCGAACAGTGTCGGGGCATATTTGTTTTCCCATTGCTCATCTGAAATAGAAAGTATTGATGTCAGTTCAGGCGAAATAATATCATCCGGAATATTTCCGTGCTCAACAGGTTTCAGGTTCCTGTTATAGGGGCAGACGTCTCTGCATATCCTGCACCCTTCGCCAAGGAGGTTGCCTCCTGCATCGCGGATTTCCTTCGGGAGATATCCTTTGTTATGTCCAAAATTAAAGTCAATACATTTTCTCACATCACAAAAATATGGTTTTTCAAGCGCTCCTGTCGGGCAGGCTTCAATGCAGAGAGTACATTCTCCGCAGCCATCCTTTAATGGCTCATCAGGCTCCATTTCCGCATCAGTTATAAAAGCAGAAAGGGAAATCCATGCACCGAGCTTATTGTTCTGGATAACTGCATTTTTTCCGTATCTTCCAACACCACATTCTGATGCCTTTAACTTTATCGGGAAACCTCCTGCTGCAAGAGAAGAGCACTGGTAGCCCCTTTTTTTTAAAAAATCTTCTATTTCAGAAGACCTCTTTGCGCTTTTACCTAAAAAATCCGAATCAACATGGCTTTCTTCCACATAACCAAGGAGCCTCCTTTTTGCCTTTTCCATATCAGAACCTTTGCCAAAGTATGAATTAGTTCCTGTAACAATAACTGATTTTGCACCAGAAAGAAAATCCTCAGGTTGGTAGATGTTTGCATCTCCCCCTGCAATTGGTGTTGACTTGGCAAAAACCTCTCTCATAATCCTGATTCTTTCGCAATCCTCATTGCTGTAATTATCAGCAGAGGCTATCCCGACTTCATCAACACCGAGTTTCTCCAGTGCAAATTCTTTTAGTTCTTTTTTTAGAGAATTATTCATCAATAAATTTAATCAATACAGACTGCTTTCAGCCCGCATTAGATAACATTTTGATATCTTTTATTAAAGAAAACGAATTTAGTCAAACAATAATTAAGAGAGATGTTAACGGTTTGTTTTTTTCCATTCTTCAAGGAGTTCATCCCTGAATTTTTGGTGGGCAATGTTGATTAGTGCCTCTGCGCGCTGGCTCAAGGTCTTACCTTTTAGTTCAGCGATTCCTGAGCATTAGAAATCAGTTTACTATGTTATGAGTGCAACCAACCTACTTCTTAAAATTAGGATTCTCCCAGAGCTGATAAGGGGAATATCCTTCTTTCATTAAAGATGAATCAAAGTAAATAACTCTTTCAATATCTATCTTTGTCATCACCATTCTTTTTTTTGCCCTGTCGCTTTGCACTCTGTAAAAAACATATTTCTTGCTAAGTTCCTCAAATTCCTTTGCATCAGAATCGAACATTGTTGCCTTGCCGAATATCTGCACACTTTTCCACCAGCGTTTCTCAGGCGGATTTGGGCCTTCAATTGAGCCCTCAAAATGAACCAAGCTCACATAGGGATTCTTTTTAAGCTGGGCAAGTTTCTCTGTTCCCTTTTCGTTTGAGCAGATGATTATATGCTCATCCGGCACAAGGGTGAAATCCGCTGTTGTTGCAGTTGGATAAGGGTTCCACCATGAACCTCCAACTGTTGCCATGACAAAACGCTGTCTGTAGGGAAGGAAATCAGCAATTTTTTTCCATATTTCATCCCTTGTCATCTGCTTGTAGTTGTTTATCCACATGCGGGTTGCAGTGGATTTTGCATCGTAATCAACTTCGTGGCATTCAGAACATGTCATGGAAATTTCTGTAGTAGGATGAGAGGAGCTTTTTTTGTCTGATGCAGTTATTTTCCCTCCTTTTTCTTTTGCAACTGTGCTATCTGCTGCAAAAGAGTTGTGGAAGAAATATATTCCAAAAATGCAAATAAATATTAATATC
The nucleotide sequence above comes from Candidatus Schekmanbacteria bacterium RIFCSPLOWO2_02_FULL_38_14. Encoded proteins:
- a CDS encoding aldehyde ferredoxin oxidoreductase; the encoded protein is MKGWVGKILRINLTNKEIKIEDLNQSLAKDYIGGRGVASKILLDEVDPKVDGLSPENKLIFITGPLTGTGAPCGARFMVVTKSPLTESIACSNSGGYWGPELKAAGYDGIIIEGKSEKPVYLWIKNDRVEIKEASGVWGKDVHRTDDILRKETDCKARVACIGPAGEKLVLIAAIMNDRNRSAARSGVGAVMGSKNLKAIVVRGTKGFGVADGFRDKNLEISNLFAGDLAKGYGILGTTMAVDICNQVGILPANNFRESIFAGAPNISGQAIRKNILVRKRSCHGCVLGCGRVTKVTDPDFAGMGEGPEYETVYAFGSTCMIDNLSAVAKANYICNELGMDSISMGVTIACAMELFEKGYITEKEVGMNLSFGNAKAMVEMVRKTGMREGFGDKLAEGSFRLASRYGHPEFSMTSKKQEISAYDPRGSKGMALTYATNPRGGDHTRGATVFAEVFGIPKKVKSKIIEGKAEIARELQDLGAANDSNGVCMFATVVVSHEPFVNLLNAATGENFTLRDYQLSGERTWNIERLFNVRAGLKREADSIPKRLLEEPVPDGPTKGEVAILEPMLDDYYKIRGWDKDGVPTQEKLKELGII